From one Phycisphaerae bacterium genomic stretch:
- the fucP gene encoding L-fucose:H+ symporter permease — MDSTQSPASVPYTGRGNGPSSKLLLPFIMVASLFFIWGFCHAMLDVLNKHFQNILHVSKTQSGFIQTSVFGAYFLIALPAALLIRRIGYQRGILFGLVIVAIGAFLFVPAGLVFKAFWAFLLALFVLSSGLACIETAANPYVTVLGPKDGAAGRLSVAQAFNSVAYIIAPTVGGALIFGQGQVAGAPANFNSLVAPYVVLGGVVLAVFAVFSLIKLPAINEQEGGEFGADDASTHKAPLYRQPHFTFGIVTQFLYIAAQVGVNAFAVNYILENAISKNNSGATVRDPLFSWYGELTHAATPEATAAYVVTIAMVLYAVGRFSGAAIARLIKPNVMLALYGIANTIIILIVMMDIKHLSWRILPFCWLFMSIMFPFIFAMSLRNLGEKTKLAASFQIMSIVGGAIAPPFMGWLADTFNSMAICFILPLIGFIATIIYGFVYPSLLAKSASRGPGGFPVVAS, encoded by the coding sequence ATGGATTCAACACAAAGCCCTGCTTCGGTACCGTACACGGGTCGGGGGAATGGCCCTTCCTCGAAGCTGCTGCTGCCGTTCATCATGGTGGCGAGCCTGTTCTTCATCTGGGGTTTCTGCCATGCCATGCTGGACGTGCTCAACAAGCACTTCCAGAACATCCTGCACGTCAGCAAGACGCAGTCGGGCTTCATTCAGACGTCGGTGTTCGGGGCGTATTTCCTCATTGCGTTGCCGGCCGCCCTGCTCATTCGTCGGATCGGCTATCAGCGCGGGATTCTGTTCGGACTGGTGATCGTCGCGATCGGAGCGTTCCTGTTCGTTCCGGCCGGTCTGGTTTTCAAGGCGTTCTGGGCCTTTCTCCTGGCCCTATTTGTTCTTTCCAGCGGTCTGGCGTGCATTGAAACGGCGGCCAATCCATACGTCACCGTGTTAGGTCCCAAGGATGGCGCCGCGGGTCGCCTGTCCGTCGCTCAGGCCTTCAATTCGGTGGCCTATATCATTGCCCCCACGGTGGGTGGAGCGCTCATTTTCGGCCAGGGGCAGGTTGCAGGAGCGCCAGCCAACTTCAATTCGCTGGTTGCCCCTTACGTGGTCCTCGGCGGTGTCGTGCTGGCGGTGTTCGCGGTCTTCTCGTTGATCAAGCTGCCGGCCATCAATGAACAGGAGGGCGGAGAGTTCGGGGCGGACGATGCTTCTACCCACAAGGCCCCGCTCTACCGTCAACCGCACTTCACTTTCGGCATCGTGACGCAGTTCCTCTACATCGCGGCCCAGGTGGGCGTGAACGCCTTCGCCGTCAACTACATTCTCGAGAATGCGATCAGCAAGAACAACTCGGGGGCCACGGTGCGTGATCCGCTCTTCAGCTGGTATGGGGAGCTCACCCACGCCGCCACGCCGGAGGCCACGGCCGCGTATGTAGTCACGATCGCGATGGTTCTCTATGCGGTCGGACGATTCTCGGGTGCGGCCATCGCCAGGCTCATCAAGCCCAACGTCATGCTTGCTCTTTACGGAATCGCCAACACGATCATCATCCTGATCGTCATGATGGACATCAAGCATCTGTCCTGGCGGATACTCCCTTTCTGCTGGCTGTTCATGTCGATCATGTTCCCGTTCATTTTCGCCATGAGTTTGCGGAACCTGGGGGAGAAGACGAAGCTCGCCGCGTCGTTCCAGATCATGTCCATCGTAGGCGGAGCCATCGCGCCGCCATTCATGGGCTGGCTGGCTGACACCTTTAACAGCATGGCGATCTGTTTCATCCTGCCGCTGATCGGCTTCATCGCCACGATCATCTACGGCTTCGTGTATCCGAGTTTGTTGGCCAAGTCTGCGTCGCGGGGCCCCGGCGGTTTTCCGGTTGTCGCGTCGTAA
- a CDS encoding dihydroorotate dehydrogenase electron transfer subunit, translating to MATPAADEQARKGVFEARVLSSCPICREHFRLRLGVDGFPLAEPGQFVQILCAAPDVACYSGGPLLRRPFSIGGMRRNGRQTELEIVYRVVGAGTRWLSGLSEGHGVSVLGPQGRPFALDSDRPLALLVGGGVGLPPIVWLAEAVARTGGQAIAFCGARSAGLLPLAIRPGVVAADGEPSLSIEEFARHGIPTCLTTDDGTLGLRGRIPEALERYLDLHTGAASRAAAYTCGPEPMIRAVARACESRGIPCQVCLERLMACGMGTCQSCVIRTHDADDPEGWTYRLCCTDGPVFDSRQVVWASA from the coding sequence ATGGCTACTCCAGCCGCCGACGAGCAAGCCCGCAAGGGGGTATTCGAGGCACGGGTTTTGTCGAGTTGCCCGATTTGCCGGGAGCACTTCCGTTTGAGGCTGGGAGTTGACGGCTTCCCTCTGGCCGAACCGGGCCAGTTCGTACAGATTCTGTGCGCGGCACCGGACGTGGCGTGCTATTCGGGTGGTCCGTTGCTTCGCCGCCCGTTCAGTATTGGGGGGATGAGAAGGAACGGCCGGCAGACCGAGTTGGAGATCGTTTACCGGGTGGTGGGTGCTGGAACACGATGGCTATCGGGCCTCTCGGAGGGTCATGGCGTGAGCGTGCTTGGTCCACAAGGCCGCCCGTTCGCGCTGGACTCGGATCGTCCTCTCGCCCTGCTGGTTGGTGGCGGGGTGGGGTTACCTCCGATTGTCTGGCTGGCTGAGGCGGTCGCCCGAACCGGGGGGCAGGCGATCGCGTTCTGCGGAGCCCGATCGGCGGGCCTGCTACCGCTGGCCATCCGCCCAGGCGTGGTCGCTGCCGATGGTGAGCCGAGCCTCAGCATCGAGGAGTTTGCCCGGCACGGGATTCCCACCTGCCTGACGACGGATGACGGGACGCTTGGCCTCAGGGGCCGGATCCCCGAGGCGTTGGAGCGATACCTCGATCTTCACACTGGAGCGGCCAGCCGGGCAGCGGCCTACACCTGTGGCCCGGAGCCCATGATTCGAGCAGTTGCACGGGCCTGCGAGTCACGGGGCATTCCCTGCCAGGTCTGCCTTGAGCGGCTCATGGCCTGCGGCATGGGCACCTGCCAGTCGTGCGTCATCCGCACGCACGATGCGGATGACCCCGAAGGCTGGACGTACCGGTTGTGCTGCACCGACGGCCCGGTTTTCGACAGCCGGCAGGTCGTCTGGGCATCGGCTTGA